A genomic segment from Maniola jurtina chromosome 16, ilManJurt1.1, whole genome shotgun sequence encodes:
- the LOC123872968 gene encoding beta-1,4-galactosyltransferase 1-like — protein MHYALRKRILYCVVFVVILIILLHPDRNARRSYSYIAKENILNSLRQEIANNFSSTALAECDYYDVVNDEITLPLSIADGDLVENHRIREGGEYAPVECRPKFSTAIIVPYRDRAEQLRGFLVYMHMFLRRQLIHYRIYVVEQVDSRPFNRAKLMNIGATAAMRAGYPCLVLHDVDLLPMKLENIYACTELPRHMSCSINKFRFVLPYLNLFGGAISISSKQFKTINGMSNQYFGWGGEDDDLYTRLQAHNIDITRFEPSTSQYHMASHTSQRKGQKTNELLQNAKERMSSDGLNSLKYTQVATVLHPLFTHIMVDL, from the exons ATGCATTATGCACTCAGGAAAAGAATTCTATACTGCGTCGTGTTCGTAGTAATATTGATTATACTGCTGCACCCTGATAGGAATGCAAGACGAAGTTACAGTTATATCGCgaaggaaaatattttaaatagtttaCGACAAGAAATAGCGAATAACTTCTCAAGTACTGCTTTAGCTGAATGTGATTATTACGATGTTGTAAACGACGAAATCACGTTACCTCTTAGTATTGCTGATGGGGATCTTGTAGAGAATCATAGGATAAGAGAGGGTGGAGAATATGCGCCTGTTGAGTGCAGGCCTAAGTTCAGTACAGCTATTATCGTGCCTTACAG AGATAGAGCTGAGCAGTTGCGTGGCTTTCTTGTGTACATGCACATGTTTTTACGACGACAGCTCATCCACTACAGGATTTATGTGGTTGAACAAGTTGACTCCCGTCCATTCAATAGAGCCAAGCTGATGAATATAGGAGCTACTGCTGCGATGCGAGCAGGGTATCCTTGTTTGGTTCTTCATGACGTTGACTTGCTGCCAATGAAGCTGGAAAATATTTATGCGTGCACTGAACTACCACGACACATGTCATGTAGCATTAATAAATTTAG ATTCGTATTACCATATCTCAATCTATTTGGTGGTGCTATATCCATATCTTCGAAgcaatttaaaacaataaacggAATGAGCAATCAGTATTTTGGTTGGGGCGGGGAAGACGATGACTTGTACACACGTCTTCAAGCTCACAATATAGATATTACTCGATTTGAACCCTCCACTAGTCAATATCACATGGCTTCACATACAAGTCAGCGAAAAGG ccAGAAAACAAATGAGTTATTGCAAAATGCAAAGGAAAGGATGTCGAGCGATGGTCTTAATTCTCTGAAGTATACACAAGTTGCTACTGTCCTACACCCGCTGTTCACTCATATCATGGTCGATTTGTAG